Proteins co-encoded in one Flavobacterium sp. M31R6 genomic window:
- a CDS encoding DUF3037 domain-containing protein produces the protein MQEKNLYEYAVIRVVPRVEREEFLNVGIILFCKSAKFIKMLYSVNEAKLLMFSEDFDLEQLELNLASFQKIADGGKGGGPIGEFDIPSRFRWLTAIRSSAIQTSRPHSGFCTDLDKTIQRLFEELVL, from the coding sequence ATGCAAGAGAAAAACTTATATGAATATGCCGTTATTCGCGTTGTGCCAAGGGTAGAACGCGAAGAATTCCTGAATGTAGGCATTATTCTGTTTTGCAAAAGCGCCAAATTCATAAAAATGCTCTATTCTGTTAATGAGGCTAAATTGCTGATGTTTTCGGAAGATTTTGATTTGGAACAACTCGAATTAAACTTAGCCTCTTTTCAAAAGATCGCAGATGGAGGAAAAGGCGGAGGACCAATTGGCGAGTTCGATATTCCGTCTCGTTTTCGTTGGCTGACCGCTATCCGAAGTTCGGCGATTCAAACTTCCAGACCGCATTCGGGTTTTTGTACGGATTTGGATAAAACCATTCAACGCTTATTTGAAGAATTGGTTTTGTAA
- a CDS encoding homoserine kinase, translating into MTEIKIFCPATIANLSCGFDVLGLCLATAGDEMIVRKSDVKGVRITKIVGADLPLETENNVAGVAALAMLEEIETEFGFEIQIYKHIKAGSGIGSSAASSAGAVFGINELLGRPFTRKELVKFAMQGEKLASGNAHADNVAPALLGGFTLVRCSNPLDIIKIESPSELYATVVHPQIELKTSDARSVLKQTVSLKSAITQWGNVGGLVAGLYTQDYELIGRSLHDEIIEPIRSMLIPGFDLIKQTAYENGALGSGISGSGPSIFALSKGKENADKIAKAMSAVYEEMNLPYEIHVSKVNDEGMKIIS; encoded by the coding sequence ATGACTGAAATAAAAATATTTTGTCCCGCCACCATTGCGAATCTTTCGTGCGGTTTTGATGTACTTGGACTTTGTTTAGCCACTGCCGGCGATGAAATGATTGTTCGTAAATCAGATGTGAAAGGAGTTCGTATTACTAAAATTGTAGGTGCAGATTTACCATTGGAAACTGAAAATAATGTTGCTGGCGTTGCTGCATTGGCGATGTTGGAGGAAATCGAAACTGAATTTGGTTTTGAGATTCAAATCTACAAACATATCAAAGCAGGAAGCGGTATCGGTAGTAGTGCTGCCAGCTCTGCGGGTGCTGTATTTGGCATTAATGAATTGCTAGGACGACCTTTCACTAGAAAAGAATTGGTGAAATTTGCCATGCAAGGTGAAAAATTAGCCAGTGGCAATGCCCATGCAGATAACGTTGCCCCTGCCCTTTTGGGAGGTTTTACATTGGTAAGATGTTCAAATCCCTTGGATATTATCAAAATTGAAAGCCCATCAGAATTATACGCCACAGTGGTCCATCCACAAATTGAACTAAAAACATCGGATGCACGCTCGGTATTGAAACAAACTGTATCCCTAAAAAGTGCCATTACCCAATGGGGAAATGTAGGCGGATTGGTAGCAGGATTATATACTCAGGATTATGAGTTAATCGGTCGCTCTTTACACGATGAAATCATAGAACCTATTCGCTCTATGCTGATTCCGGGATTTGATTTAATCAAGCAGACCGCTTATGAAAATGGAGCTTTGGGTTCAGGAATTTCGGGTTCTGGCCCTTCAATTTTTGCCTTAAGCAAAGGAAAGGAAAACGCCGATAAAATTGCCAAAGCAATGAGTGCCGTTTACGAAGAAATGAATTTACCTTATGAAATTCACGTTTCTAAAGTGAATGATGAAGGAATGAAAATAATAAGTTAG
- a CDS encoding NAD(P)H-hydrate dehydratase: protein MNSPILIDRNEILKRYKTIDKYTHKGMQGHTLIIGGSYGKIGAVCLGSKAALKTGCGLVTAFVPQCGYDIVQISVPEVMVVTDDHEKYISEIALNLDVNAIGIGPGMGQKMATQKALHDFLSNTSLPLVIDADALNILSHNPSWVALVSPRTILTPHPKELERLIGKWYTKEEMFGKAVVFSLVNQVVIVMKGAPTYIVDGEMIYVNTTGNAALATAGSGDVLTGMITSLLAQSYKPIDAAILGVYLHGLTADIALPETGYQSFIASDIIANIGRAYLSLEN, encoded by the coding sequence ATGAATAGTCCTATTCTGATTGATCGTAATGAAATTCTAAAACGCTACAAAACCATTGACAAATATACCCACAAAGGGATGCAGGGGCATACTTTGATCATTGGCGGGAGCTATGGAAAGATAGGTGCTGTGTGTTTGGGATCGAAAGCGGCGCTGAAAACGGGTTGCGGATTGGTTACCGCTTTTGTACCGCAATGCGGGTATGATATTGTACAAATTTCCGTTCCCGAAGTGATGGTGGTGACGGATGACCATGAAAAGTATATTTCGGAGATTGCCCTGAATTTGGATGTCAATGCAATAGGGATAGGTCCCGGAATGGGACAGAAAATGGCAACTCAAAAAGCACTTCACGATTTTCTGTCGAATACAAGTCTTCCGCTCGTTATCGATGCCGATGCCCTGAATATTTTGTCACATAACCCGTCTTGGGTAGCTTTGGTTTCGCCTAGAACTATTTTGACTCCGCATCCAAAAGAATTAGAACGATTGATAGGGAAATGGTATACCAAAGAGGAAATGTTTGGCAAGGCTGTCGTTTTTTCGCTAGTAAATCAAGTTGTGATTGTGATGAAAGGCGCGCCAACTTACATTGTTGACGGCGAAATGATTTATGTAAATACAACTGGGAACGCTGCTCTGGCCACAGCCGGAAGCGGCGATGTCCTGACAGGGATGATTACGAGTCTTTTGGCGCAATCTTATAAACCTATCGATGCAGCTATTCTAGGCGTATACCTTCATGGTTTAACCGCCGATATTGCTTTGCCAGAAACGGGTTATCAGTCTTTTATTGCTTCAGATATTATTGCAAATATTGGGAGAGCCTATTTGAGTTTGGAAAATTAA
- a CDS encoding SRPBCC family protein: MANNKVTLHRVFTAPPEKVYKAFTDADAMASWLPPYGFVCKVHSMDMQIGGKYKMSFTNFTTGSSHSFGGEYLEIIPNERLKYTDVFDDPNLPGQMITTIELRKVLCGTELFATQEGIPDAIPTEMCYLGWQESLDKLKRLVEPNIPDA; the protein is encoded by the coding sequence ATGGCAAATAATAAAGTTACACTTCACAGAGTCTTCACAGCACCTCCTGAGAAAGTTTATAAAGCATTCACAGATGCGGATGCAATGGCGTCTTGGTTACCGCCTTATGGTTTTGTCTGCAAAGTACATAGTATGGATATGCAAATTGGCGGGAAATACAAAATGTCGTTTACCAATTTTACTACAGGTAGTAGTCATTCATTTGGTGGCGAATATTTGGAAATTATACCTAATGAACGATTAAAATATACAGACGTGTTTGACGACCCAAATTTACCGGGACAAATGATTACCACAATCGAACTACGAAAAGTACTATGCGGTACAGAACTTTTTGCAACACAAGAAGGAATACCTGATGCAATACCAACTGAAATGTGTTATTTAGGCTGGCAGGAATCATTAGATAAATTAAAACGTTTGGTAGAACCAAATATTCCAGATGCTTAA
- the thrA gene encoding bifunctional aspartate kinase/homoserine dehydrogenase I, with product MKVLKFGGTSVANAENIKLVLDIVINKAQDEKLVVVVSALSKVTDLLHLAASKAAANDESFKDIVTEIEKKHLEALKQLIPVSEQSGLLSHIKRIINHLETLLDGCFLLGELSPRTLDTILSFGELLSSYIIAEALKQKLKNSRYKDSRELIKTNNQFGKAAVNFELSNQLIADFFASNENQVVVMPGFIATSEDGINTTLGRGGSDYTAAIIAGALNSTDLEIWTDVNGMFTANPKIVKQAQPIATISYQEAMELSHFGAKVLYPPTIQPVLRKNIPIFIKNTFEPTAEGTLISNTIVPHTNPVKGISHIDNITLITLEGSGMIGVAGSSKRLFEVLSNESINVIFITQASSEHSICIGILNSDAETAEIAINKAFQIEIAQNKIDPCIVEQNLCIIALVGENMKNHQGLSGRMFSTLGKNNVNIRAIAQGASERNISVVINERDVKKALNTLHENFFEENTKQLNLFVMGVGNVGEKFIEQIHQQKKFLRENLKINVRVIAVSNSRKMYFDEDGMPLKEWQSLLEKGETANREQFIANVKALNLRNSIFVDITANEEVSKTYDQYLKQNVAVVTCNKIACSSAYDNYKNLKSLSRKFNAPFLFETNVGAGLPIIDTVKNLIASGDKVHKIQAVLSGSLNFIFNNFDENNTFHDVVKEAGIQGFTEPDPKIDLSGIDVARKILILIRESGYQMEIKDIENKSFLPKDCMGTTNNEAFFASLKEHAKHFESILAEANQKESRLKFVAQFENGKASVGLQFIPKDHPFYNLEGKDNIVLFYTDRYVDQPLLIKGAGAGAAVTASGIFADVIRIGNV from the coding sequence ATGAAAGTATTAAAATTTGGCGGAACTTCGGTAGCCAATGCAGAAAACATAAAATTAGTTTTAGATATAGTCATTAATAAAGCACAAGACGAAAAGCTTGTTGTTGTGGTATCCGCCTTGAGTAAAGTAACCGATTTATTGCATTTGGCTGCATCCAAAGCGGCTGCAAATGATGAAAGCTTTAAAGATATTGTTACCGAAATCGAGAAAAAACATTTAGAAGCACTTAAACAACTTATTCCCGTAAGTGAACAAAGTGGATTGTTAAGTCATATCAAAAGAATCATAAATCATTTAGAAACATTGCTTGATGGTTGCTTTCTATTGGGAGAATTATCTCCAAGAACTCTGGATACCATTCTAAGTTTTGGAGAATTATTATCTTCTTATATTATTGCCGAAGCCTTAAAACAAAAATTAAAAAACAGCCGTTATAAAGACAGCCGAGAACTGATTAAAACTAATAATCAATTTGGAAAAGCAGCAGTAAACTTTGAACTTTCAAACCAGCTTATTGCAGATTTTTTTGCATCTAATGAAAACCAAGTAGTTGTGATGCCTGGTTTTATTGCCACTTCTGAAGATGGTATCAATACTACTTTAGGACGTGGTGGTTCGGATTATACAGCAGCTATTATTGCAGGAGCATTAAATTCAACAGATTTAGAAATTTGGACAGACGTAAACGGAATGTTTACTGCCAATCCAAAAATTGTAAAACAAGCGCAACCAATAGCTACAATATCGTACCAAGAAGCGATGGAATTGTCTCATTTTGGCGCCAAAGTTCTGTACCCGCCAACAATCCAGCCTGTCTTAAGAAAAAATATTCCTATTTTCATTAAGAATACTTTTGAGCCAACAGCCGAAGGAACTTTGATTTCCAATACTATTGTACCACATACAAACCCAGTAAAAGGAATTAGTCACATCGACAACATTACTTTGATAACCCTAGAAGGTTCCGGTATGATTGGAGTTGCTGGTTCTTCCAAAAGACTATTTGAAGTTTTATCTAATGAAAGCATCAACGTAATTTTTATTACTCAAGCTTCATCCGAGCATTCTATATGTATCGGTATTTTAAATTCAGATGCCGAAACTGCTGAAATAGCTATCAATAAAGCTTTTCAAATAGAAATTGCACAAAACAAAATTGATCCTTGTATTGTAGAACAAAATCTTTGCATTATCGCTTTGGTAGGTGAAAACATGAAAAATCACCAAGGTTTGAGTGGAAGAATGTTTAGCACTTTAGGAAAAAACAATGTCAATATTCGTGCGATTGCACAAGGTGCTTCGGAAAGAAACATCTCAGTTGTTATCAATGAAAGAGATGTCAAAAAAGCGTTGAATACTTTACACGAAAATTTCTTCGAAGAAAATACTAAACAATTAAACCTATTTGTAATGGGGGTTGGAAATGTAGGTGAGAAATTCATCGAACAAATCCATCAACAGAAAAAATTCTTAAGAGAAAATTTAAAAATAAACGTAAGAGTAATTGCAGTTTCCAACTCCAGAAAAATGTATTTTGATGAAGACGGAATGCCTTTGAAAGAATGGCAATCGCTTCTTGAAAAAGGAGAAACAGCCAACAGAGAACAATTTATTGCGAATGTAAAAGCGCTCAATTTACGTAACAGTATTTTTGTGGATATCACTGCCAATGAAGAAGTATCAAAAACATACGATCAGTATTTAAAACAAAACGTTGCTGTAGTAACTTGCAACAAAATTGCTTGTTCATCGGCTTATGATAATTACAAAAACCTAAAAAGTTTATCTCGTAAATTCAATGCGCCTTTCCTTTTTGAAACTAATGTTGGAGCTGGATTACCAATTATAGATACAGTAAAAAACCTAATCGCTTCTGGTGATAAAGTACACAAAATACAAGCCGTTTTGTCAGGTAGTTTAAACTTTATTTTTAATAATTTTGATGAAAACAACACTTTTCATGACGTGGTAAAAGAAGCTGGAATTCAAGGATTTACAGAGCCAGACCCAAAGATTGATTTAAGTGGTATTGACGTAGCTAGAAAGATACTTATTTTGATTCGTGAAAGCGGTTATCAAATGGAAATTAAAGATATTGAAAACAAATCTTTCCTTCCAAAAGACTGTATGGGAACTACTAATAATGAGGCTTTTTTCGCTTCATTAAAAGAACATGCAAAACACTTTGAATCCATTTTGGCAGAAGCCAATCAAAAAGAAAGCAGACTAAAATTTGTGGCTCAATTTGAGAATGGAAAAGCAAGTGTAGGATTGCAATTCATCCCGAAAGATCATCCATTTTACAATTTGGAAGGAAAAGACAATATCGTTTTATTCTACACCGATCGTTACGTTGATCAACCGTTATTGATAAAAGGTGCTGGTGCAGGAGCAGCGGTTACAGCTTCTGGAATTTTTGCCGATGTGATTAGAATAGGAAATGTTTAA
- a CDS encoding DUF47 domain-containing protein: MSLNSIFQFLVPKDKKFFPLFEEASSNLIELASILHEAVNLPLKEREVLFLKIDELEQKGEDITRQTNLELSRNFITPFDREDIHSLITSIDYVADYLHGAASRMRLYQVDKITKSIRKMTEINLEACQNIDVAVKELKNLSNMKTITNACAKINKLENKSDMVYNKAVFEIFENETDAKNIIKYKEVLSVLESATDKCKSVASVLESITVKHS, from the coding sequence ATGTCATTAAATAGTATTTTTCAATTTTTAGTTCCAAAAGACAAAAAATTCTTTCCTCTTTTCGAAGAAGCATCAAGTAATTTAATCGAATTGGCTTCAATTTTGCACGAAGCCGTAAATCTTCCATTGAAAGAAAGAGAAGTTCTTTTTCTTAAAATAGATGAATTAGAACAAAAAGGTGAAGACATTACACGTCAAACCAATTTAGAATTGAGTAGAAATTTCATTACTCCTTTTGACAGGGAAGATATTCACTCCCTAATCACTTCAATTGATTATGTAGCCGATTATCTTCATGGTGCCGCTTCAAGAATGCGTTTATATCAGGTGGATAAAATCACGAAGTCAATTCGTAAAATGACAGAAATCAATCTAGAGGCCTGTCAAAATATTGATGTTGCGGTAAAAGAGTTGAAAAACTTGAGCAATATGAAAACGATCACCAACGCTTGTGCTAAAATAAATAAGTTGGAAAACAAGTCGGATATGGTATATAACAAAGCTGTTTTTGAGATTTTCGAAAACGAAACCGATGCCAAAAATATCATTAAATATAAAGAAGTGTTGTCAGTTTTAGAATCAGCAACTGATAAATGTAAGAGTGTTGCCAGTGTTTTAGAATCTATTACAGTAAAACATTCTTAA
- a CDS encoding YqaE/Pmp3 family membrane protein produces MTLIAIFFPFVSFFLRGRILTSILCLILQITLIGWIPAAIWAVISLQNSRADKRNNKLIRALKVK; encoded by the coding sequence ATGACCTTAATTGCAATATTCTTTCCGTTTGTTTCTTTCTTTTTGAGAGGCAGAATACTCACCTCTATTCTCTGCCTGATTTTGCAAATAACTTTAATTGGCTGGATTCCCGCAGCAATTTGGGCTGTTATTTCATTGCAAAACTCAAGAGCTGATAAACGCAACAATAAGCTCATTAGAGCATTGAAAGTAAAATAG
- the hutH gene encoding histidine ammonia-lyase, translating into MENTHYISTELFSFEVLQEIISHNKSIALSEAAKTNILKCRKYLDTKMASHSEPIYGINTGFGSLCNVKISNENLSKLQENLVKSHSCGTGEEVPNDIVKLMLLLKIQSLSYGHSGVQLQTVERLVDFYNNDILPVIYTQGSLGASGDLAPLAHLSLPLLGEGEVWFENNKVHSSEVLKHFGWEPIVLKSKEGLALLNGTQFMSAYGAHILMKANKFSFLADLIGTISLEGFDGRIEPFNELIHYIRPHNGQIATAKRVKEFLDGSQIIEQPKTHVQDPYSFRCIPQVHGASKDAFDYVKKVFKTEINSVTDNPNIFIESDQIISGGNFHGQPLALALDFMAIALAELGSISERRTYQLISGLRNLPAFLVDNPGLNSGFMIPQYTAASIASQNKQLATPSSVDSIVSSNGQEDHVSMGANGATKCLRVMDNLERILAIELMNASQAIEYRRPLQSSDFIEMFLKSYRSEVPLVKEDRILHYDIEKTVSFLNSFQIEEDLLTLA; encoded by the coding sequence ATGGAGAATACACATTATATAAGTACCGAATTGTTTTCTTTCGAAGTCTTACAAGAAATTATTTCTCATAATAAATCAATTGCTCTTTCAGAGGCTGCAAAAACGAATATCCTTAAGTGTAGAAAATACTTGGATACTAAAATGGCCTCTCATTCTGAGCCTATTTACGGAATCAATACTGGTTTTGGATCTCTTTGTAATGTAAAAATTTCAAATGAAAACCTTTCTAAGCTTCAAGAAAACCTTGTAAAGTCGCATTCTTGTGGAACAGGGGAGGAAGTGCCAAACGATATTGTAAAACTGATGCTGTTGCTTAAAATTCAATCTTTAAGTTATGGACATTCTGGAGTACAATTGCAAACAGTGGAGCGATTGGTTGACTTTTACAATAATGATATACTGCCTGTTATTTATACTCAGGGTTCACTTGGAGCATCTGGAGATTTAGCACCTTTGGCACATTTATCATTGCCTTTGTTGGGTGAAGGAGAAGTTTGGTTTGAGAATAATAAAGTGCATTCAAGCGAAGTATTGAAACATTTTGGTTGGGAACCTATTGTCTTAAAGTCAAAAGAAGGTTTGGCATTATTGAATGGAACTCAATTCATGAGTGCCTATGGTGCACATATCTTAATGAAAGCTAACAAGTTTTCATTTTTAGCCGATTTAATTGGAACAATATCATTGGAAGGTTTTGATGGCAGAATTGAACCTTTTAATGAATTGATACATTATATCCGTCCCCACAACGGTCAAATTGCGACAGCGAAAAGAGTAAAGGAGTTTCTGGATGGAAGTCAAATTATCGAACAGCCTAAAACGCATGTTCAAGATCCATATTCTTTCCGTTGCATTCCACAAGTTCACGGTGCTTCAAAAGATGCTTTTGATTATGTGAAAAAAGTATTCAAAACGGAGATTAATTCGGTAACCGATAACCCAAATATATTTATAGAAAGTGACCAGATTATTTCGGGTGGAAATTTTCATGGACAGCCTTTGGCTTTGGCTTTAGATTTTATGGCAATTGCTTTGGCAGAACTAGGGAGTATTTCTGAGCGTAGAACATATCAATTGATTTCTGGATTGCGTAATCTTCCGGCGTTTTTGGTTGATAATCCAGGATTGAATTCAGGGTTTATGATTCCGCAATATACTGCCGCAAGTATTGCAAGTCAAAATAAGCAACTGGCAACTCCTTCAAGCGTAGATAGTATAGTTTCGAGTAATGGTCAGGAGGATCATGTGAGCATGGGAGCAAATGGAGCAACCAAATGTTTGCGTGTGATGGATAATTTGGAACGTATTTTGGCTATCGAATTGATGAATGCTTCTCAGGCGATCGAATACCGCAGACCTTTGCAGTCAAGTGATTTTATAGAAATGTTTTTAAAATCTTACAGGAGTGAAGTTCCTTTGGTAAAAGAAGACAGAATTCTTCATTATGATATTGAGAAAACAGTGTCTTTCCTGAATAGTTTTCAAATCGAAGAGGATTTGTTAACATTAGCTTAA
- a CDS encoding VOC family protein, translating to MAKQIFINLAVTDLQKSMAFYTALGFTNNPQFSDDSGKCMVWCENIFVMLLTHEKFSGFATKPIADTKSSVAGLFSLSTESVDEMNSIMTNGLNAGGTEPSEMKDYGFMQQRTIEDFDGHTWEIFYMDISKFPTA from the coding sequence ATGGCAAAACAAATTTTTATCAATTTAGCAGTAACTGATTTGCAAAAATCGATGGCCTTTTATACTGCATTAGGCTTTACAAACAATCCTCAATTTTCGGACGACAGTGGAAAGTGCATGGTTTGGTGTGAAAACATTTTTGTGATGCTTTTGACACACGAAAAGTTTTCAGGCTTTGCTACCAAACCTATTGCAGACACAAAATCAAGCGTAGCAGGACTTTTTTCATTATCGACTGAAAGTGTTGATGAAATGAACAGCATTATGACAAATGGACTAAATGCAGGCGGAACAGAGCCGAGTGAAATGAAAGACTATGGTTTTATGCAACAGCGAACTATCGAAGATTTTGATGGACACACTTGGGAAATTTTCTATATGGATATTTCAAAATTCCCAACAGCATAG
- a CDS encoding YciI family protein: protein MFIISLSYKKDISEVDKFIEAHIQFLDKYYSEKKFIFSGRKNPRTGGIILVRNVDRDTLQEIIKQDPFYQNEIADYEITEVIPTKYDEDFALFI from the coding sequence ATGTTTATTATTTCATTATCCTATAAAAAAGACATCAGTGAAGTAGATAAATTTATCGAAGCACATATTCAATTTTTAGACAAATATTATTCGGAAAAGAAATTCATTTTTTCAGGAAGAAAAAATCCAAGAACAGGAGGTATCATATTAGTTCGTAATGTGGACAGAGATACCCTTCAGGAAATTATTAAGCAAGATCCTTTTTATCAAAATGAAATCGCTGACTATGAGATTACCGAAGTAATCCCGACCAAATATGATGAAGACTTTGCTCTTTTTATATAA
- a CDS encoding HipA family kinase, producing the protein MRKPLELRTVNVTRYISPLREGGSLPALAEADDDFKYVLKFRGAGHGVKALIAELIGGEIARVLNLKMPELVFANLDEAFGRTEGDEEIQDLLQGSQGLNLALHFLSGAITFDPVVTKLPADLASQIVWLDAFITNVDRTFRNTNMLIWHKELWLIDHGASLYFHHSWNTWETHAKSPFALIKDHVLLPQATELAATDVAFRKLLTKEILQDIVDYIPEDWLHWEDTEQTPDEIRAVYFQFLWTRLNHSEIFINEAQNAREKLI; encoded by the coding sequence ATGAGAAAACCACTTGAATTAAGAACCGTAAATGTTACGCGCTATATTTCGCCTCTGCGGGAAGGTGGTTCGTTGCCTGCTCTTGCCGAAGCGGATGATGATTTTAAATATGTTTTGAAATTTAGGGGTGCGGGACACGGCGTAAAAGCTTTGATTGCCGAACTCATAGGCGGTGAAATCGCAAGAGTTCTAAATCTTAAAATGCCCGAATTGGTATTTGCCAATCTCGACGAAGCCTTTGGCCGTACCGAAGGGGATGAGGAAATTCAGGATTTATTGCAAGGCAGCCAAGGGCTCAATTTGGCACTACATTTTTTGTCGGGAGCCATTACTTTTGATCCCGTTGTGACAAAACTGCCTGCGGACTTGGCTTCGCAAATAGTTTGGTTGGATGCTTTTATTACCAATGTTGATCGTACTTTCCGAAATACCAATATGCTTATTTGGCACAAAGAATTATGGCTCATTGATCACGGAGCGTCACTTTATTTTCATCATTCTTGGAATACTTGGGAAACGCATGCCAAAAGTCCTTTTGCCTTAATAAAAGACCATGTTTTATTGCCTCAAGCAACCGAATTGGCAGCAACTGATGTTGCTTTTAGAAAGTTGCTTACCAAAGAAATACTGCAGGATATTGTCGATTACATTCCGGAAGATTGGCTCCATTGGGAAGATACCGAACAAACTCCTGACGAAATTAGAGCCGTTTACTTTCAGTTTTTATGGACGAGATTGAATCATTCAGAAATTTTTATAAATGAAGCCCAAAATGCAAGAGAAAAACTTATATGA
- the thrC gene encoding threonine synthase yields the protein MKYYSLNHNAPNVSFQEAVIQGLATDKGLYFPETLTPLAPSFFDRIESLSHEEIAFEAIKQFVGDEIPAETLKQIIAETLCFDFPLVEVENGIYSLELFHGPTMAFKDVGARFMSRCLAYFNKDNKNNKNTVLVATSGDTGGAVASGFLGVNGVDVVILYPSGKVSDIQERQLTTLGQNIKALEVDGVFDDCQDMVKKAFLDKDLEHIHLTSANSINIARWLPQMFYFFFAYKALKAQNKPLVFSCPSGNFGNICAGIIAKKLGLPIEHFVASTNVNDTVPRFLANGIYDPKPSIATISNAMDVGNPSNFVRIQEMYQNDLEQFKKDFTSYTFTDAETLVALKAIYNERGYIAEPHGAVGYLGLKKELQNIPNAIGVFLETAHPIKFLDVVEPALGVTLPLPTQIESVMNKKKVSVKISTYDELKAFLNSK from the coding sequence ATGAAATATTACAGCTTAAACCACAATGCACCAAACGTTTCTTTTCAGGAAGCAGTAATTCAAGGATTAGCAACAGATAAAGGATTGTATTTTCCAGAAACCTTAACACCATTAGCACCAAGCTTTTTTGATAGAATCGAAAGTTTATCTCACGAAGAAATTGCTTTTGAAGCGATTAAACAATTTGTGGGAGACGAAATCCCTGCAGAAACTTTAAAACAAATCATAGCCGAAACTTTGTGTTTTGATTTCCCATTGGTGGAAGTTGAAAACGGAATCTATTCCCTTGAATTATTTCATGGTCCAACTATGGCGTTCAAGGATGTAGGTGCAAGATTTATGTCTCGTTGCTTAGCCTATTTCAACAAAGACAACAAAAACAATAAAAATACAGTGCTTGTAGCGACTTCCGGAGATACGGGAGGAGCTGTAGCCAGTGGTTTTCTTGGCGTAAATGGTGTTGATGTCGTGATTCTTTATCCTTCGGGAAAAGTGAGTGACATACAAGAAAGACAATTAACAACTTTGGGACAGAATATAAAGGCACTTGAAGTAGACGGTGTTTTTGATGATTGCCAAGACATGGTCAAAAAAGCGTTTCTCGATAAAGATTTAGAGCACATTCACCTGACCTCTGCCAATTCAATCAATATTGCGCGTTGGTTACCACAAATGTTTTACTTTTTCTTTGCTTACAAAGCATTGAAAGCACAAAACAAACCATTAGTATTCTCTTGCCCAAGCGGAAACTTCGGAAATATTTGTGCGGGTATTATTGCTAAGAAATTAGGATTGCCTATCGAGCATTTTGTGGCTTCCACCAATGTAAATGATACGGTTCCTAGATTCCTTGCCAACGGAATTTACGATCCAAAACCATCTATTGCCACTATTTCGAATGCTATGGATGTTGGGAATCCAAGCAACTTCGTTCGTATTCAGGAGATGTACCAAAACGATTTGGAGCAATTCAAAAAAGATTTTACTTCATACACTTTTACCGATGCAGAAACTCTGGTTGCGTTAAAAGCCATTTATAACGAAAGAGGCTATATCGCCGAACCGCACGGAGCTGTTGGTTATTTAGGATTGAAAAAAGAATTACAAAACATACCAAACGCAATTGGTGTTTTCTTAGAAACGGCACATCCTATTAAGTTTTTGGATGTGGTGGAACCAGCTTTAGGAGTTACTTTGCCTCTACCAACACAAATAGAAAGCGTGATGAACAAAAAGAAAGTGAGCGTAAAAATCTCAACTTATGATGAATTGAAGGCTTTCTTGAATTCAAAATAA